From a region of the uncultured Desulfatiglans sp. genome:
- the tapD gene encoding Type 4 prepilin-like proteins leader peptide-processing enzyme (Includes: Leader peptidase; N-methyltransferase) gives MDGYAIALVFAVLFGLAIGSFLNVLIHRIPLGRSIVTPRSSCPHCGTQIRICDNIPILSYLMLRGKCRTCRRLISPQYPIVEALTAGLSLALFIKFGPTLQYLLFFLFCAALEVISVIDLHHRIIPDILSLPGVLCGLAAALLLGHVSFISSLIGAIAGGGSLLVIAFSYERLTGRTGMGGGDIKLLAMIGAWLSAWSLPLVVLIASLSGILTGLVFIVTSGQGLRTRIPFGPFLSLGAVIYLFFGPLITRWYLDLLS, from the coding sequence ATGGATGGATATGCTATCGCCCTGGTTTTCGCAGTCCTCTTCGGCCTGGCCATCGGGAGTTTTCTAAACGTCCTCATCCATCGCATTCCGCTCGGAAGGTCCATTGTGACGCCGCGGTCCTCCTGCCCTCATTGCGGCACACAGATTCGCATCTGCGACAACATCCCCATCCTGAGCTACCTGATGCTGAGAGGCAAATGCCGCACCTGCCGACGCCTCATCAGTCCGCAGTACCCGATCGTCGAGGCCCTCACGGCCGGTTTGAGCCTCGCCCTCTTTATCAAATTCGGTCCGACATTACAATATCTTCTCTTTTTTCTCTTCTGCGCGGCGCTGGAAGTCATCAGCGTGATCGATCTGCACCACCGCATCATCCCCGACATCCTGTCTTTGCCGGGGGTCCTCTGCGGTCTCGCGGCCGCCCTGCTGCTCGGCCATGTCAGCTTCATCTCTTCCCTCATCGGGGCCATCGCCGGCGGGGGGAGCCTTCTCGTGATCGCCTTCTCCTATGAACGGCTCACCGGACGCACCGGGATGGGTGGAGGAGATATCAAGCTGCTAGCGATGATCGGAGCGTGGCTGAGCGCCTGGTCCCTGCCACTGGTCGTCCTCATCGCCTCTCTGAGCGGGATCCTGACCGGGCTCGTATTCATCGTCACAAGCGGGCAGGGACTAAGGACCCGCATCCCTTTCGGCCCCTTCCTTTCGCTCGGAGCGGTCATCTATCTCTTTTTCGGCCCGCTCATTACACGCTGGTACCTGGACCTCCTCTCCTGA
- a CDS encoding conserved hypothetical protein (Evidence 4 : Unknown function but conserved in other organisms), whose protein sequence is MTGGAGSGKKAQIFAINPENPQQRLIHRVAEILEGGGVIAYPTDTFYGIGCDLYNKKGIQLIYRLKNRPLKKPFSFVCDGLTEISRYAVVSNYAYKTMKRLLPGPYTFILEGTRLVPKIMLTKRKTVGIRVPDNHICQALVHALGKPIISTSAGFDDPLSIQEAFGHQLDAIIDGGLVSQSPSSVVSLIDDIPEVIRVGKGDVSLFE, encoded by the coding sequence ATGACGGGAGGAGCGGGCTCCGGCAAAAAGGCACAGATTTTCGCCATCAACCCTGAAAACCCGCAACAGAGGCTGATTCACCGTGTGGCCGAGATCCTGGAGGGGGGCGGCGTGATCGCCTATCCCACGGACACCTTCTACGGCATAGGCTGCGATCTTTACAACAAGAAAGGCATTCAGCTGATTTACCGCCTCAAGAACAGACCCCTCAAAAAGCCTTTTTCTTTCGTCTGCGATGGGTTGACGGAGATCAGCCGGTATGCGGTCGTTTCCAATTATGCTTACAAGACGATGAAGCGTCTTTTGCCCGGCCCCTACACCTTCATCCTCGAGGGGACCCGGCTCGTCCCGAAGATCATGCTGACAAAACGCAAGACGGTCGGAATCCGGGTGCCCGACAACCATATCTGTCAGGCGCTCGTCCATGCCTTGGGAAAGCCCATTATCAGCACGAGCGCGGGGTTCGACGATCCGCTTTCCATCCAGGAGGCCTTCGGCCACCAGCTGGATGCGATTATCGACGGAGGGTTGGTTTCGCAGAGCCCGTCGAGCGTCGTCTCGCTGATCGATGACATTCCGGAGGTCATCCGGGTGGGGAAGGGGGATGTCAGTCTGTTTGAGTGA
- a CDS encoding putative enzyme (Evidence 3 : Putative function from multiple computational evidences; Product type e : enzyme) has protein sequence MSSKKRSLLAVFLVLFSAAVLFGGLLVLVMHFAGPAPRIAFGQKIGVVTLSGPIMDSREVLADLDGFNRDRSIKAIILRVDSPGGSVGPSQEIYREVNRISRSKPVVASFGSVAASGGYYASAGATRIVANPGTITGSIGVIMEFFRFKSLLEKIGVELEVLKTGEFKDIGSPHRDLTERDREIIGHLIGDIQEQFVTDVAAGRGLELEKVLEIADGRVFSGAKAKELGLVDELGNFQDAVILSKELAGISGEAELVLPKRREIDFLKLLTESAVQTVIRSLEGSSSRIHYRWQGLPEAGFTQTD, from the coding sequence ATGTCCTCGAAAAAACGTTCCCTGTTGGCTGTTTTCCTGGTCCTGTTCTCCGCGGCCGTCCTTTTCGGAGGGCTGCTCGTGCTGGTCATGCACTTCGCAGGGCCTGCCCCTCGGATCGCGTTCGGTCAAAAGATCGGCGTCGTCACCCTGAGCGGCCCGATCATGGACAGTCGCGAGGTGCTCGCCGACCTTGACGGGTTCAACCGCGACAGATCCATCAAGGCCATCATCCTCAGGGTGGACTCCCCGGGGGGCTCCGTCGGACCCAGCCAGGAGATCTACCGTGAGGTCAACAGGATCAGCAGAAGCAAGCCCGTCGTGGCCTCCTTCGGAAGCGTCGCCGCCTCCGGCGGTTACTACGCATCGGCTGGGGCCACGCGCATTGTAGCGAACCCGGGCACTATCACCGGGAGCATTGGCGTTATCATGGAGTTCTTCCGCTTCAAGAGCCTCCTCGAGAAGATCGGCGTCGAACTCGAGGTGCTCAAGACCGGGGAGTTCAAGGACATCGGCTCGCCGCACCGCGATTTGACGGAACGTGACCGTGAGATCATCGGGCACCTGATCGGCGATATTCAGGAGCAGTTCGTGACGGATGTCGCCGCTGGAAGAGGGCTCGAGCTCGAGAAGGTGCTGGAAATCGCGGATGGACGCGTTTTCTCGGGGGCAAAGGCGAAGGAACTGGGGCTTGTGGATGAGCTCGGCAACTTTCAGGACGCCGTGATCCTCTCCAAAGAACTTGCCGGCATCTCAGGCGAGGCAGAGCTTGTCCTCCCCAAGCGGCGGGAGATCGATTTTCTCAAACTTCTGACCGAATCGGCGGTCCAGACCGTCATCCGCTCGCTGGAAGGCTCATCATCGCGGATCCACTACAGGTGGCAAGGGCTCCCTGAAGCAGGCTTCACTCAAACAGACTGA
- the rpsA gene encoding 30S ribosomal subunit protein S1 (Evidence 2a : Function from experimental evidences in other organisms; PubMedId : 1712292, 3159903, 6281725, 6384724, 7041110, 7783627, 9298646, 9716382; Product type s : structure), which produces MEKSTTGLTNNDTYETENTEAFPNDREEGMTQASASDDDIGSMDDLQDTENFMELYEESLKSIQEGEVVKGEIVQIDKEYVLVDIGYKSEGQIRIQEFIEPDGNMTAKVGDKVDVLLERRENEDGTIILSKEKAAKIKIWDEIKDIYEGNGTIKGKILSRVKGGLSVDIGLQAFLPGSQVDLRPVRDMDSLVGTEHEFKIVKYNKRRGNIVLSRRAILEAERASQREKTLALLEEGAILEGAVKNITDYGLFIDLGGIDGLVHITDMSWGRVGHPSEMHQVGDTIRVKVLSFDPDKERVSLGIKQLTPDPWTNAAVLYPPGTKIKGKVVSLTDYGAFVEVEQGVEGLIHVSEMSWTRKIRHPSQILNIGDEVEALVLNLDIDKKRISLGLKQVEPNPWDVIEEKYPVGTTIEGRIKNITDFGIFIGIDEGIDGLVHISDISWTKRIKHPSEIYKKGQEVQAVVLNIDKENERFSLGIKQLARDPWDEIPIRYKPGTRVTGTVTNVTDFGLFVELEEGIEGLVHVSEIAKDKRGNPLSRFQVDDVIQAKVLNVSPEQKKIGLSIRKLEEGSEKENYTSYLNNRTEATSNLGELLKEEMMNLQRQSAAAADDDEDPGDGDFGEEEADTDAPKEE; this is translated from the coding sequence ATGGAAAAATCAACAACCGGCTTAACCAATAACGACACGTACGAAACCGAAAACACGGAAGCATTCCCCAACGACCGGGAAGAAGGCATGACGCAGGCCTCGGCCTCGGATGACGACATCGGATCCATGGACGACCTGCAGGACACGGAAAACTTCATGGAACTCTATGAGGAAAGCCTCAAGAGCATCCAGGAAGGCGAAGTGGTCAAAGGGGAAATCGTCCAGATCGACAAAGAATATGTTTTGGTCGATATCGGTTACAAGTCCGAAGGGCAGATCCGGATCCAGGAATTCATCGAGCCGGACGGCAACATGACCGCCAAGGTCGGCGACAAGGTGGATGTCCTCCTGGAAAGGCGTGAAAACGAGGACGGTACCATCATCCTTTCCAAGGAGAAGGCCGCCAAGATCAAGATCTGGGATGAGATCAAGGACATTTACGAGGGCAATGGAACCATCAAGGGAAAGATCCTCTCGCGTGTCAAAGGCGGGCTCTCCGTCGACATCGGTCTCCAGGCCTTTCTGCCTGGATCGCAGGTGGATCTCCGGCCGGTGCGCGACATGGATTCCCTGGTCGGCACCGAGCACGAGTTCAAGATCGTCAAGTACAACAAGCGCCGGGGGAACATCGTCCTGTCGCGACGGGCGATCCTCGAAGCCGAGCGCGCCTCTCAGCGCGAGAAGACCCTGGCCCTCCTCGAAGAGGGTGCCATCCTCGAAGGCGCGGTCAAAAACATTACGGATTACGGTCTGTTCATCGACCTCGGCGGGATCGACGGCCTCGTCCACATCACCGACATGTCCTGGGGGCGCGTCGGGCACCCATCTGAAATGCACCAGGTCGGCGACACGATCCGTGTCAAGGTCCTCAGCTTCGATCCTGACAAGGAGCGGGTCTCCCTCGGGATCAAACAGCTTACGCCCGATCCCTGGACCAACGCCGCCGTGCTCTATCCGCCCGGCACCAAGATCAAGGGTAAGGTGGTCAGCCTGACGGACTACGGCGCCTTCGTCGAGGTCGAACAGGGCGTCGAGGGGCTTATCCACGTCTCCGAGATGTCTTGGACCCGCAAGATCAGACATCCTTCCCAGATCCTGAACATCGGCGACGAGGTCGAGGCATTGGTGCTCAACCTCGACATCGACAAGAAGCGGATATCCCTCGGCTTGAAGCAGGTGGAACCCAACCCGTGGGATGTCATCGAAGAAAAGTATCCGGTGGGGACCACGATCGAAGGCAGGATCAAGAACATCACCGATTTCGGGATCTTCATCGGCATCGACGAGGGTATCGACGGCCTCGTCCACATCTCGGACATCTCATGGACCAAGCGGATCAAGCACCCCTCCGAGATCTACAAGAAAGGCCAGGAGGTGCAGGCCGTCGTCCTGAACATCGACAAAGAAAACGAGCGTTTCTCGCTCGGGATCAAGCAACTGGCTCGAGATCCGTGGGACGAGATCCCCATCCGCTACAAACCCGGCACCCGTGTAACGGGGACGGTCACAAACGTCACCGACTTCGGTTTGTTCGTCGAACTGGAGGAAGGGATCGAGGGGCTGGTCCACGTCTCCGAGATCGCCAAGGACAAGAGGGGCAATCCTCTTTCACGGTTTCAGGTGGATGACGTGATCCAGGCGAAGGTGCTGAATGTCTCCCCCGAGCAGAAGAAGATCGGCCTCTCGATCCGCAAACTCGAGGAAGGTTCAGAGAAGGAGAATTACACGAGCTATCTGAACAACCGTACAGAAGCGACGTCCAACCTGGGTGAACTGCTCAAGGAAGAGATGATGAACCTTCAGCGTCAGAGCGCCGCTGCGGCCGATGACGACGAAGACCCGGGAGACGGCGATTTCGGCGAGGAAGAGGCCGACACCGACGCTCCCAAGGAAGAGTAA
- the cmk gene encoding Cytidylate kinase: MYRAAALAAQRRFGRRLPGEERLGAFCRSLDLHFSNETDPPRLFLGDEDVSTAIRTPEMDILSSNLSAVPDVRRAMVSLQRGIAATADLVAEGRDMGTVVFPQAPHKFFLTASPETRARRRWQERLDRGEDAVFETVLIELKQRDRQDENRPVAPLRPAPDARLIDTDGMEIDAVLEALLKIIKNY, encoded by the coding sequence ATGTACCGGGCCGCCGCTCTCGCGGCCCAGCGCCGCTTCGGCAGACGGCTTCCCGGCGAAGAACGGCTTGGAGCATTCTGCCGCAGCCTCGATTTGCACTTTTCGAACGAGACCGACCCTCCCCGTCTCTTCCTCGGCGATGAAGACGTCTCGACAGCCATCCGCACACCCGAGATGGATATCCTGTCCTCGAATCTATCCGCCGTACCGGATGTCAGACGGGCCATGGTCTCTCTTCAACGCGGAATCGCCGCCACGGCCGACCTCGTTGCCGAAGGCCGGGACATGGGGACGGTCGTCTTTCCCCAGGCGCCACACAAGTTCTTCCTGACGGCCTCCCCTGAAACCCGTGCACGCAGGCGCTGGCAGGAACGGTTAGACCGGGGGGAAGACGCCGTGTTCGAGACCGTGCTGATCGAGCTCAAACAGAGGGACCGTCAGGATGAAAACCGTCCGGTCGCTCCGCTGCGTCCCGCCCCGGATGCGAGGTTGATCGACACAGACGGCATGGAAATCGATGCGGTGCTCGAAGCTCTGCTGAAAATCATCAAAAATTATTGA
- the hisC gene encoding Histidinol-phosphate aminotransferase: MKPLTHKGVETLVPYPPGKPIEELERELGIFGSIKLASNENPLGPSPMAVKAIVEKIPNLHRYPDGSGYYLKRRLGRLLDLPMEQIILGNGSNEIIELIIRTFLAPGDEAVQAFPTFLVYEKMVLGAGGLMISVPLKDFRIDLGDVHAAVTPRTKIIFINNPNNPTGTILSKDEMLRFLEDIPRDIVVVLDEAYIEFTTDPNVARGEDLLAVCPRLIVLRTFSKLYGLAGLRIGYGFAQPELIDYMNRVRQPFNANALAQAGATAALDDRDFVARTLDTTRTGLAFLHAGLREMGLEALPTQTNYFLIRVPIPGKRVFERMLHEGVIVRAMDSYGLPEFIRINVGLPEENERFLKALKKVLESEGR, translated from the coding sequence ATGAAACCTCTGACCCACAAAGGCGTCGAAACCCTGGTGCCCTACCCCCCCGGAAAACCCATCGAAGAACTGGAACGGGAACTCGGCATCTTCGGTTCGATCAAACTCGCCTCGAACGAAAACCCGCTTGGCCCTTCCCCCATGGCCGTCAAGGCGATCGTAGAGAAGATCCCGAATCTCCACCGCTATCCCGATGGGAGCGGCTATTATTTGAAGCGCAGGCTCGGGCGGCTTCTCGACCTGCCGATGGAACAGATCATCCTCGGCAACGGCTCCAACGAAATCATCGAATTGATCATCAGGACCTTCCTCGCTCCGGGAGATGAGGCCGTTCAGGCCTTTCCGACATTCCTGGTCTACGAAAAGATGGTGCTCGGCGCCGGCGGACTCATGATATCGGTCCCGCTGAAGGATTTCCGGATCGATCTCGGCGATGTCCATGCCGCGGTCACACCCCGGACCAAGATCATCTTCATCAACAACCCCAACAACCCGACCGGAACAATCCTTTCGAAAGACGAGATGCTCCGGTTCCTGGAGGACATCCCCCGCGACATCGTGGTCGTCCTCGACGAGGCCTACATCGAATTCACCACCGATCCAAACGTCGCCCGCGGAGAAGATCTACTCGCCGTGTGCCCGCGCCTGATCGTGCTGAGGACCTTCTCGAAGCTATACGGCCTGGCAGGCCTCCGTATCGGTTATGGATTCGCACAGCCCGAACTGATCGATTACATGAACCGGGTCCGCCAGCCCTTCAACGCGAACGCCCTGGCGCAGGCCGGCGCGACCGCCGCTTTGGATGACCGCGATTTCGTCGCCCGCACCCTCGATACCACCCGCACCGGGCTTGCTTTTCTCCACGCAGGGCTTCGTGAGATGGGGCTCGAGGCCCTGCCCACCCAGACCAACTATTTCCTGATCCGGGTCCCCATCCCCGGGAAACGGGTTTTCGAACGGATGCTGCATGAAGGCGTGATCGTCCGTGCCATGGACAGCTACGGTCTGCCGGAGTTTATCCGCATCAATGTAGGACTCCCCGAGGAAAACGAACGGTTTCTCAAGGCCCTGAAAAAGGTGCTCGAAAGCGAAGGGCGGTAG
- a CDS encoding hypothetical protein (Evidence 5 : Unknown function): protein MRKHSAPGPEPILQINAAMGAKIAVSGGWGGTSRDPSSFPADTIYIPTALRYKCADRNVLKHLPVRRPRFPPGNRSPEPQTIMRRHPM, encoded by the coding sequence GTGCGCAAGCATTCGGCGCCGGGTCCAGAACCCATCCTGCAAATCAACGCCGCGATGGGCGCAAAGATCGCCGTTTCCGGGGGTTGGGGGGGAACCAGCCGCGACCCGTCATCATTTCCGGCAGACACGATTTACATTCCCACCGCGTTGCGCTATAAATGCGCAGACCGAAACGTACTGAAGCACCTGCCCGTTCGCCGCCCGCGCTTTCCGCCCGGGAACCGGAGTCCGGAACCGCAGACTATCATGCGTCGACATCCGATGTAA
- the ihfB gene encoding integration host factor (IHF), DNA-binding protein, beta subunit (Evidence 2a : Function from experimental evidences in other organisms; PubMedId : 1917861, 3159903, 8980235, 9868784; Product type r : regulator), which yields MNKSQLIEALAKEENLPLKKAEEVVNTIFAEMETALVKGERVEIRGLGSFKVKNYDGYKGRNPKTGEVIEVAPKKLPFFKVGKELKERVDLF from the coding sequence ATGAACAAGTCGCAGCTGATCGAAGCGCTTGCCAAAGAAGAGAATCTGCCGCTCAAGAAGGCCGAAGAGGTGGTCAATACGATTTTCGCCGAAATGGAGACCGCCCTTGTCAAGGGAGAGCGGGTCGAGATTCGTGGACTGGGCAGTTTCAAGGTGAAGAACTACGACGGCTATAAGGGAAGAAACCCGAAGACGGGGGAGGTTATCGAGGTGGCCCCCAAGAAACTGCCCTTTTTCAAGGTGGGTAAAGAGCTCAAGGAACGCGTTGATCTCTTTTGA
- a CDS encoding Multi-copper polyphenol oxidoreductase, laccase, whose product MIPQSPLCLRFPGLSRQPGLSHAVFTRRGGESPPPFDSLNVSESVGDAGGCVRRNLEGIRRRLGAERLFWMNQCHGDTVAVIGSEDATFAEGVPDADALVTDAPGLALMVKQADCQGVVLFDPERRVTAVAHSGWRGSVRNILGRTVSVMEEAFGCIPRDIRAGVGPSLGPCCAEFKSFREIFPRSFNAFRVGDAHFDLWGLSIHQLMAAGLRRERIETAGICTRCRKDLFFSYRGEGATGRFATVAMLKRP is encoded by the coding sequence ATGATCCCCCAAAGTCCTCTATGTTTGCGGTTTCCCGGCCTGTCCCGGCAGCCCGGTCTTTCGCACGCCGTTTTCACCAGGCGCGGCGGGGAGAGCCCTCCGCCGTTCGACAGCCTCAATGTCAGCGAAAGCGTAGGGGACGCTGGAGGGTGCGTGCGGAGGAACCTCGAGGGGATCCGCCGACGTCTGGGGGCCGAGAGGCTCTTCTGGATGAACCAGTGCCACGGGGATACGGTGGCGGTGATCGGGTCGGAGGACGCGACGTTCGCAGAGGGCGTTCCGGACGCGGATGCCCTGGTGACCGATGCCCCCGGTCTGGCCCTCATGGTCAAGCAGGCGGACTGCCAGGGGGTCGTTCTCTTCGACCCGGAAAGGCGGGTGACGGCGGTCGCGCACAGCGGGTGGCGCGGCAGCGTGCGCAACATTTTGGGCCGTACGGTGTCGGTGATGGAGGAGGCCTTCGGGTGCATCCCGCGGGACATCCGCGCCGGGGTCGGACCATCGCTCGGCCCGTGCTGTGCGGAGTTCAAATCCTTCCGGGAGATATTTCCCCGTTCCTTCAACGCCTTCAGGGTGGGGGATGCGCATTTCGACCTGTGGGGGCTCAGCATCCATCAGTTGATGGCCGCCGGCCTGCGGCGGGAACGGATCGAGACGGCCGGGATCTGCACCCGCTGCCGGAAGGATCTGTTCTTTTCCTACAGGGGGGAGGGCGCCACCGGGCGCTTTGCAACGGTAGCCATGCTGAAGCGCCCCTGA
- a CDS encoding hypothetical protein (Evidence 5 : Unknown function), producing MLDAPKSIRVSGYAAEIVCGLLPLAAREAVAAHLVQNRDATAVPAMILHRFPNYVGAEEIKRLWYKDLDAMRRIMQTAGLPWRDFRELDNLFHLRGFGGGREGPGLFEIGFYEGERCVFEFVPYDPPPDVDPPALHLRTLPLHWLEPPGVPPHPPDQTAVSAGTWAKGTAAYSLPPTEIIDPHALTLDMADLTSIGIGEDSFVAGLRYRGAALEEEKLVKIGEEEGYPVTWYSSARRHWMEMYQRG from the coding sequence ATGCTCGACGCCCCCAAAAGCATCCGCGTCAGCGGATACGCCGCAGAAATCGTCTGCGGCCTCCTGCCTCTGGCGGCCAGGGAGGCCGTCGCGGCGCATCTTGTCCAAAACCGCGACGCCACGGCCGTTCCAGCCATGATCCTCCATCGTTTTCCAAACTATGTCGGCGCCGAGGAGATCAAGCGCCTCTGGTACAAAGACCTGGACGCAATGCGGCGCATCATGCAGACAGCCGGACTGCCATGGCGCGATTTCCGGGAACTCGACAACCTCTTTCACCTGCGCGGCTTCGGCGGAGGCAGGGAGGGGCCCGGCCTTTTCGAGATCGGATTCTATGAAGGAGAGCGTTGTGTCTTCGAGTTCGTCCCCTACGACCCTCCCCCTGATGTCGATCCGCCCGCCCTTCATCTCCGGACGCTGCCGCTCCACTGGCTGGAGCCTCCCGGCGTTCCCCCTCATCCGCCGGATCAAACCGCCGTGAGCGCAGGCACCTGGGCCAAAGGCACGGCGGCCTACTCCCTGCCGCCGACGGAGATCATCGACCCTCATGCCCTGACATTGGACATGGCGGACCTGACCTCGATCGGGATCGGTGAAGACTCCTTCGTTGCCGGCCTCCGCTATCGCGGGGCGGCTCTGGAGGAAGAAAAGCTGGTGAAGATCGGGGAAGAAGAAGGGTACCCCGTGACCTGGTATTCGTCTGCGCGCAGACACTGGATGGAGATGTATCAGCGGGGCTGA